From Thermococcus sp., the proteins below share one genomic window:
- a CDS encoding DNA-directed DNA polymerase II large subunit — protein MEIYSDEMKAYFESLQREIDRAYEITRAARAQGKDPNLEVEVPQATDMAGRVESLVGPKGVAERIRVLVKEYGKELAALKVVDEIIDGRFGKIGDKEKTAEQAVRTALAILTEGIVSAPLEGIADVKIKRNTWADNSEYLALYYAGPIRSSGGTAQALSVLVGDYVRKKLGLDRFKPSEKHIERMVEEVDLYHRAVTRLQYHPEADEVRLAMRNIPIEITGEETDKVEVSHRDVDGVETNHIRGGAILVMAEGVLQKAKKLVKYIDKMGMEGWDWIKEFVEAKEKGKTAEGPNPPESRAEDSGETEEVIEKVERGFYYELYEKFRANIAPNKKYTKEIIGGRPLFAEPSTNGGFRLRYGRSRVSGFATWSVNPATMLILDEFLAVGTQMKTERPGKGCIVTPVTTIEGPVVKLRDGSVVRVDDYETALQVRNELEEILYVGDALVNFGDFVENNQTLLPANYTEEWWIQEMIAAVEETYEVHLRPFLENPREAVEEAAEYLEVDPDFLDGLLKDPLRVKPTVEEAVHLSKVLDIPFHPYYTLYWNTLTPEEAEVLVQSLVGAQIEWDEFKKNRFARRVILENDAKVKRYLELLGLPHRLDRIDREELIVVEYPWSTALLTPFGNLEWEFKAKPFHTVIDIINQNNCVKLRDRGISWIGARMGRPEKAKERKMKPPVHVLFPIGLAGGSTRDIKKAAEAGRQTSVEMAWFRCPKCGSEGPTPLCQHCGTRRELLYHCPKCNVDYPEDQARDLGFRCPKCGTELKSFSRRRINPSEIMREAMERVHVNTLDKLKGVMGMTSGYKMAEPLEKGLLRAKNDVYVFKDGTIRFDATDAPITHFKPREIGTSVEKLRKLGYTHDFEGKPLERDDQILELRVQDVILPYEAGRYLLKVAHFIDDLLEKFYGLPRFYNAEKMEDLVGHLMIGLAPHTSAGIIGRVIGFSDVLVGYAHPYYHAAKRRNCFPGDTRIIVQIDGKPARITLSELYEMFEGESYENMVYVRKKPRKNVEVYSFDPESGKVVLTDIEDVIKAPSTDHLIRFELELGRSFETTVDHPVLVYENGKFVEKRAFEVKEGELIGVYEDGSLNLLKVGHIKYIKPTDEFVFSLNAKNYHNVLINENIITHQCDGDEDAVMLLLDALLNFSKYYLPEKRGGKMDAPLVVTTRLDPREVDSEVHNMDVVRYYPLDFYKATYEMKSPKEIKFIERVEDRLGKPEMYEGLKFTHDTDDIGLGPKMSLYKQLGDMVEKVERQLALAERIRAVDENHVAETIINSHIIPDLRGNLRSFTRQEFRCVKCNTKYRRPPLGGKCPRCGGKIVLTVSKGAIEKYLPTAKMIVTKYDVLDYTRQRICITEKDIKTLFDNVFPERQRTLMSLQRDICDKMVAERTGKAHADDGYFEELKANGKFKKRKEKGREPKKSEGTKAGALGKAIKGEKSRMKGKRKSPRLDEFFG, from the coding sequence ATGGAGATCTATTCCGATGAGATGAAGGCTTACTTCGAATCGCTTCAGCGGGAGATCGACAGGGCCTATGAGATAACGAGGGCGGCCCGTGCTCAGGGTAAGGATCCGAACCTTGAAGTTGAGGTTCCTCAGGCCACTGACATGGCCGGTCGTGTTGAGAGTCTCGTCGGTCCAAAGGGAGTTGCCGAGAGGATACGGGTTCTCGTTAAGGAGTACGGTAAGGAGCTGGCTGCCCTTAAAGTGGTTGATGAGATCATCGACGGCAGGTTTGGAAAGATTGGCGATAAAGAGAAGACCGCGGAGCAGGCTGTGCGAACTGCGCTGGCCATTCTCACCGAGGGTATAGTTTCGGCCCCGCTGGAGGGTATCGCTGACGTCAAAATCAAACGCAACACCTGGGCCGACAACAGCGAGTACCTCGCGCTCTACTACGCGGGCCCCATAAGGAGCTCCGGTGGAACGGCACAGGCTCTGAGTGTTCTCGTGGGAGACTATGTCAGAAAGAAGCTCGGCCTCGACCGCTTCAAGCCCAGCGAGAAGCATATAGAGAGGATGGTCGAGGAGGTTGACCTCTACCACCGGGCGGTTACGCGACTTCAATATCACCCCGAGGCCGATGAGGTGCGCCTCGCCATGAGGAACATCCCCATTGAGATAACCGGTGAAGAAACCGACAAGGTTGAGGTTTCCCACCGCGACGTTGACGGTGTTGAGACCAATCACATCCGCGGCGGTGCGATACTCGTTATGGCCGAGGGTGTCCTCCAGAAGGCGAAGAAACTGGTTAAATACATCGATAAAATGGGTATGGAAGGCTGGGACTGGATAAAAGAGTTCGTTGAGGCAAAGGAGAAGGGCAAGACGGCTGAGGGCCCCAACCCCCCTGAGTCCAGGGCCGAGGATTCCGGTGAAACGGAAGAAGTTATAGAGAAGGTTGAGAGGGGCTTCTACTATGAACTCTATGAGAAGTTTAGAGCCAACATCGCTCCAAACAAAAAATACACGAAGGAGATCATCGGCGGCAGGCCTCTCTTCGCCGAGCCATCGACGAACGGCGGCTTCAGGCTGAGGTACGGCCGTTCCCGTGTAAGTGGCTTCGCCACTTGGAGCGTCAATCCCGCGACGATGCTGATCCTCGACGAGTTCCTTGCTGTCGGAACCCAGATGAAGACCGAGAGGCCCGGCAAGGGCTGTATAGTTACCCCCGTGACGACGATTGAAGGTCCCGTGGTCAAGCTCAGGGACGGGAGCGTCGTCCGGGTTGACGACTACGAGACCGCCCTGCAGGTTCGTAACGAGCTTGAGGAGATCCTCTACGTGGGTGATGCACTCGTCAACTTCGGCGATTTTGTTGAGAACAACCAGACGCTCCTTCCCGCCAACTACACCGAGGAGTGGTGGATCCAGGAGATGATCGCTGCGGTGGAGGAGACCTATGAGGTTCATCTGCGGCCCTTTTTGGAGAATCCTCGTGAAGCCGTTGAGGAGGCCGCGGAGTACCTTGAGGTGGACCCGGATTTCCTTGACGGGCTCTTGAAGGATCCGCTGAGGGTTAAACCTACGGTGGAGGAAGCCGTGCATCTCTCAAAAGTTCTCGACATCCCCTTCCACCCCTATTACACCCTTTACTGGAACACCCTAACGCCAGAGGAAGCTGAGGTGCTCGTACAGTCCCTTGTGGGGGCCCAGATTGAGTGGGATGAGTTCAAGAAGAACCGGTTCGCCAGGAGGGTGATTTTGGAGAACGATGCCAAGGTCAAGCGTTACCTTGAGCTCCTTGGCCTTCCCCACAGGCTCGACCGCATCGACCGTGAGGAGCTCATAGTTGTGGAGTACCCCTGGAGCACCGCCCTCCTCACACCCTTCGGCAACCTCGAATGGGAGTTCAAGGCAAAGCCCTTTCACACGGTCATCGACATTATAAACCAGAACAATTGTGTAAAGCTCCGGGACAGGGGGATAAGCTGGATCGGGGCCAGGATGGGTAGACCAGAGAAGGCGAAGGAGCGCAAGATGAAGCCTCCGGTTCACGTGCTCTTTCCGATTGGACTGGCTGGCGGGAGCACCCGTGACATCAAGAAGGCCGCGGAGGCGGGAAGGCAGACTTCTGTTGAGATGGCGTGGTTCCGCTGCCCCAAATGTGGCTCTGAAGGACCTACCCCCCTGTGCCAGCACTGTGGTACCCGGAGGGAACTCCTCTACCACTGTCCCAAGTGCAACGTTGACTACCCGGAGGATCAGGCGAGGGATCTTGGGTTCAGATGTCCCAAATGCGGGACGGAGCTTAAATCATTCTCGCGAAGGCGGATCAACCCTTCGGAGATAATGAGGGAGGCTATGGAGCGTGTTCACGTCAACACTCTTGACAAGCTCAAGGGCGTCATGGGAATGACCTCCGGCTACAAGATGGCAGAGCCGCTTGAGAAGGGCCTCCTGAGGGCCAAAAACGACGTCTACGTCTTTAAAGACGGCACCATCCGTTTCGACGCCACCGACGCCCCGATAACCCACTTCAAGCCGAGGGAGATAGGTACGAGTGTTGAAAAGCTCCGCAAACTGGGATACACCCACGACTTCGAGGGTAAACCGCTCGAAAGGGACGATCAGATACTTGAACTCCGTGTTCAGGACGTTATACTACCCTACGAGGCCGGAAGGTATCTCCTGAAGGTTGCCCACTTCATAGACGACCTTCTCGAGAAGTTCTACGGTCTTCCGCGCTTCTACAACGCCGAGAAGATGGAGGATCTCGTTGGACATCTCATGATAGGCCTTGCCCCCCACACTTCAGCGGGGATCATAGGCAGGGTAATCGGTTTCTCCGATGTTCTCGTAGGTTATGCGCACCCGTATTACCACGCAGCAAAGAGGAGGAACTGCTTCCCAGGAGACACGAGGATTATCGTCCAGATTGACGGCAAACCCGCCAGGATAACCCTTAGCGAGCTCTATGAAATGTTTGAGGGGGAGAGCTATGAAAACATGGTTTACGTCAGGAAGAAGCCAAGGAAGAACGTTGAGGTCTACTCCTTCGACCCCGAGAGCGGTAAGGTCGTCCTCACGGACATCGAGGACGTGATAAAGGCCCCCAGCACGGACCACCTGATTCGCTTCGAGCTTGAACTCGGGAGGAGCTTTGAAACGACAGTGGATCATCCTGTGCTTGTCTACGAGAATGGAAAGTTCGTGGAAAAGCGGGCCTTCGAGGTGAAGGAGGGTGAGTTGATTGGTGTTTATGAAGATGGTTCTCTTAATCTGCTTAAAGTTGGACACATTAAGTATATCAAACCAACAGATGAATTTGTGTTCTCATTAAATGCTAAAAATTATCATAACGTTCTGATAAATGAGAATATCATAACACATCAATGCGACGGCGACGAGGATGCTGTAATGCTCCTCCTCGATGCCCTCCTCAACTTCAGCAAGTACTACCTGCCTGAAAAGCGTGGCGGCAAGATGGACGCGCCTTTAGTCGTTACCACGCGCCTCGATCCAAGAGAAGTGGACAGCGAGGTCCACAACATGGACGTCGTTCGCTACTATCCGCTGGACTTCTACAAAGCAACCTACGAGATGAAGTCCCCGAAGGAGATAAAGTTCATCGAGCGCGTCGAGGACAGGCTCGGCAAACCGGAGATGTATGAGGGCCTGAAGTTCACCCACGACACGGATGATATCGGTCTCGGGCCGAAGATGAGCCTGTACAAGCAGCTCGGCGACATGGTTGAGAAGGTGGAGCGCCAGCTCGCTTTAGCTGAGCGCATAAGGGCGGTGGACGAGAACCACGTGGCCGAGACCATAATCAACTCCCACATCATCCCTGATCTCAGGGGCAACCTCAGGAGTTTCACCAGGCAGGAGTTCCGTTGTGTGAAGTGCAACACGAAGTACAGAAGACCCCCCCTGGGCGGGAAATGTCCCAGATGTGGTGGAAAGATAGTCTTGACCGTCAGCAAGGGGGCCATTGAGAAGTACCTGCCAACCGCCAAGATGATCGTCACGAAGTACGACGTGCTAGATTACACCCGTCAGAGGATCTGCATCACCGAGAAGGACATAAAGACCCTCTTCGACAACGTGTTCCCTGAGAGGCAGCGGACACTCATGAGCCTGCAGAGGGACATCTGCGATAAGATGGTCGCGGAGCGTACGGGAAAGGCCCACGCGGACGATGGGTACTTTGAGGAGCTTAAAGCCAATGGGAAGTTTAAGAAACGCAAGGAAAAAGGACGAGAGCCCAAGAAATCCGAAGGAACCAAAGCCGGTGCCCTTGGAAAGGCCATAAAGGGTGAAAAGAGCAGGATGAAAGGTAAGAGAAAGTCCCCACGCCTAGACGAGTTTTTTGGATGA